One part of the Candidatus Kouleothrix ribensis genome encodes these proteins:
- a CDS encoding PadR family transcriptional regulator, with amino-acid sequence MTTLGYALLGLLARAPSSGYDLAQKLKGQVAFFWQARHSQIYPELARLEQQGYLVVARVPQVERPDKKIYSLTEQGRNALETWLKTPVEVPATRDELVLKAYHLWLIEPVQAIALFREHEQHHAALLARYQHNRVWLEEQWAAEGRRLDSPWFGSVAAIQRGVGYEQEYLEWCRWMLAQLEPAV; translated from the coding sequence ATGACGACGCTTGGTTATGCACTGCTGGGCCTGCTTGCGCGGGCGCCCAGCTCAGGCTACGACCTGGCCCAGAAGCTGAAGGGCCAGGTTGCCTTCTTCTGGCAAGCACGGCATAGCCAGATCTATCCCGAGCTGGCGCGGCTGGAGCAGCAGGGGTACCTCGTGGTAGCGCGTGTACCGCAGGTAGAACGGCCAGACAAAAAGATCTACAGCCTTACGGAGCAGGGTCGTAATGCGTTGGAGACATGGCTCAAGACGCCGGTCGAAGTACCGGCGACGCGTGACGAGCTTGTGCTGAAGGCCTACCATCTCTGGCTAATCGAACCGGTGCAGGCGATTGCGCTCTTTCGTGAGCACGAGCAGCACCACGCCGCGTTGCTAGCGCGCTATCAACACAATCGGGTCTGGCTTGAGGAGCAGTGGGCAGCTGAGGGGCGGCGCCTCGACTCGCCCTGGTTTGGCAGCGTCGCCGCCATCCAGCGCGGTGTCGGCTACGAACAGGAATACCTGGAGTGGTGCCGTTGGATGCTCGCCCAACTTGAGCCGGCGGTTTGA
- a CDS encoding two-component sensor histidine kinase has product MTNWIQQRWQRVVTPFWAAPLFIGLAIGTGLLALLLDAHAWRWDGAGLVLIASGAWLIETSGARWPRWLFVALALLPAALLLYIGRPSGEYDTLAPLLPFLVVGWVAYVGTRREGLLTLAIASICITPPFIVYNLNRDNLVAWELALAISWLAAYAIATQRRLVRELRAAQASLARQAAAEERRRIAHEIHDVVAHSLAITMLHITGARHILARDPQRAAEALAQAEQLGRQSLNDIRRTVGLLRADRSGAAPALPGAGEIAQLVAGYAQAGMQVSCQISGDLGVLSPAAGLDLYRIAQEALANAAKHAPGACVMLELTLDEHTAQLRVSDDGARAGAASFTATEGAGLGQLGMRERTDRLGGTFLAGPCGRGWLVECRVPLTSAAVPAG; this is encoded by the coding sequence ATGACGAACTGGATACAGCAACGCTGGCAGCGGGTAGTCACGCCATTCTGGGCCGCACCGCTATTCATAGGCCTGGCCATCGGCACAGGCCTGCTGGCATTGCTGTTGGATGCGCACGCATGGCGCTGGGATGGCGCCGGCCTGGTGCTGATCGCCAGCGGAGCCTGGCTGATCGAGACCAGCGGCGCGCGCTGGCCGCGCTGGCTATTCGTGGCGCTGGCACTGCTACCAGCGGCGCTGCTCCTCTATATAGGCCGGCCCAGCGGCGAGTACGACACACTGGCGCCGCTCCTGCCCTTCCTGGTGGTTGGCTGGGTCGCGTATGTCGGCACGCGCCGCGAGGGCCTGCTGACTCTGGCGATTGCGAGTATCTGCATCACACCGCCATTCATCGTCTACAATCTCAATCGCGACAACCTGGTGGCTTGGGAGCTGGCACTGGCGATCAGCTGGCTGGCCGCGTATGCAATCGCCACCCAGCGCCGGCTCGTGCGCGAGCTGCGCGCGGCCCAGGCCAGCCTGGCCCGCCAGGCCGCAGCCGAAGAGCGCAGACGCATCGCGCACGAGATCCACGATGTCGTGGCGCACTCGCTGGCGATCACCATGCTGCACATTACCGGCGCGCGGCATATTCTGGCACGTGATCCGCAGCGTGCGGCCGAGGCGCTGGCCCAGGCCGAGCAGCTGGGGCGCCAGAGCCTCAACGACATCCGGCGGACAGTCGGGCTACTGCGCGCCGATCGATCGGGCGCCGCGCCGGCGCTGCCCGGTGCGGGCGAGATCGCCCAGCTGGTGGCGGGCTACGCCCAGGCCGGCATGCAGGTGAGCTGCCAGATCAGCGGCGACCTGGGCGTGCTCTCGCCGGCAGCCGGGCTCGATCTGTACCGGATCGCCCAGGAGGCCCTGGCCAACGCCGCCAAGCACGCCCCTGGCGCCTGCGTGATGCTCGAGCTGACGCTCGACGAGCACACGGCCCAGCTGCGCGTATCCGACGACGGCGCGCGCGCGGGGGCCGCGTCGTTTACGGCGACCGAAGGCGCCGGGCTGGGCCAGCTGGGCATGCGCGAGCGCACCGACCGGCTAGGCGGCACTTTTCTGGCCGGGCCATGCGGGCGCGGCTGGCTGGTTGAGTGCCGGGTGCCGCTCACGAGCGCAGCGGTGCCGGCCGGCTAA
- a CDS encoding DUF1772 domain-containing protein produces the protein MDILSFIVLVVTGFTACAEFGSYAFVHPVIRGLPPPHHLYVEQGLLRTFGRVMPVLMTLCVVISISYAFAGNTVGGPTQIARWLAAGSFVLALIFTLIFNVPINLATGRWDATNPPADWRAVRNRWEFFQGLRSWLLLLGFVLLCLAIAL, from the coding sequence ATGGACATCTTGAGCTTTATCGTGCTTGTGGTCACCGGCTTCACTGCCTGCGCCGAGTTTGGCTCCTACGCCTTTGTCCACCCGGTCATTCGCGGCTTGCCGCCCCCGCACCATCTCTATGTCGAGCAGGGCCTGCTGCGCACGTTCGGCCGTGTCATGCCAGTCTTGATGACTCTCTGCGTCGTGATCTCGATCAGTTATGCATTCGCCGGCAACACGGTGGGCGGCCCCACGCAGATCGCGCGCTGGTTAGCGGCCGGCTCGTTCGTGCTGGCGCTGATCTTCACGCTGATCTTCAATGTGCCGATTAACCTGGCAACCGGGCGCTGGGACGCAACGAACCCGCCAGCGGACTGGCGGGCTGTACGGAACCGCTGGGAGTTCTTCCAGGGCCTGCGCTCTTGGTTGCTGCTGCTCGGCTTCGTGCTGCTCTGCTTGGCTATTGCTTTATGA
- a CDS encoding ABC transporter ATP-binding protein has product MGFLMDGLDPEAYDRSYTDRQLVQRIVGYFRPQGRKMALVASAVVLTSLIDTSVPIVISRSLDRLQSSGAGTPLLALGGLIMLLGTSAWLLNATRQQLAAEAVGDVVLKLREDAFDAVVQHDLSFYDTFPSGKIVSRVNSDTQAFSQVITLTMELMSRLLLIVLLIGYLFYVSARLTLILLALAPLIVLAALAFRALARRTITESRRVNATVSAHIQETISGIGVAKTFRREQAIYDDFLGVNRQSFLVTRRTRFVFSSIFPVLNIIAGAGTAALVYFGGLTVRQGALSAGEWFLFIQGLALFWFPLTSIASFWSQFQIGLAAGERVFALIDAEPKVVQTGSERPVQLRGQISFEHVQFRYDERQGDTETRRHGDAGHADGDSLVSVSPAFPLSVSEGWVLPDFSLSIRAGETLALVGHTGSGKSSVSKLIARFYEFQDGRLLIDGHDIRALDLAAYRSRLGIVTQATFLFDGSVLENIRYGRPDASDEQVLAVAHAIGGGDWIASLPNGLDSQVGERGASLSMGQRQIVALARVLLQDPAIVILDEATASIDPLTETLIQEGLDLVLRDRTAIVIAHRLSTVRHADRIIVLRKGAIIEQGDHTALLKAGGHYAELYNTYFRHQSLEYIERAPLAA; this is encoded by the coding sequence ATGGGCTTTCTGATGGACGGCCTCGACCCCGAGGCGTACGACCGCAGCTACACCGACCGCCAGCTGGTTCAGCGGATCGTGGGCTACTTTCGGCCGCAGGGCCGCAAGATGGCGCTGGTGGCCTCGGCCGTGGTGCTGACCTCGCTGATCGACACAAGCGTGCCGATCGTAATCTCGCGCAGCCTCGACCGCCTGCAGTCGAGTGGGGCCGGCACGCCGCTGCTGGCGCTGGGTGGCTTGATCATGCTGCTAGGCACCAGCGCCTGGCTGCTCAACGCCACACGCCAGCAGCTCGCGGCCGAGGCGGTGGGCGACGTGGTGCTGAAGCTGCGCGAGGATGCCTTCGACGCAGTGGTGCAGCACGACCTATCGTTCTACGACACATTTCCGTCGGGCAAGATCGTCAGCCGGGTCAACTCCGACACGCAGGCCTTCTCGCAGGTGATCACGCTGACGATGGAACTGATGAGCCGGCTGCTGCTGATCGTGCTGCTGATCGGCTACCTGTTCTATGTCAGCGCGCGCCTGACGCTGATCTTGCTGGCGCTGGCGCCGCTGATCGTGCTCGCGGCGCTGGCGTTCCGCGCGCTGGCCCGCCGCACGATCACCGAGTCGCGCCGGGTGAATGCGACTGTCAGCGCGCATATTCAAGAGACGATCAGCGGCATCGGGGTGGCCAAAACCTTCCGGCGCGAGCAGGCGATCTACGACGACTTCCTGGGTGTGAACCGGCAGTCGTTCCTGGTGACGCGGCGCACGCGCTTTGTGTTTAGCAGCATCTTCCCGGTGCTGAACATCATCGCCGGGGCCGGCACGGCCGCGCTGGTGTACTTCGGCGGCCTGACGGTGCGGCAGGGCGCGCTCAGCGCGGGCGAGTGGTTTCTGTTCATCCAGGGGCTGGCGCTGTTCTGGTTTCCGCTCACCAGCATCGCCTCGTTCTGGAGCCAGTTCCAGATCGGGCTGGCTGCCGGCGAGCGCGTGTTCGCACTGATCGATGCCGAGCCAAAGGTAGTGCAGACCGGCAGCGAGCGCCCGGTGCAGCTGCGCGGCCAGATCAGCTTCGAGCATGTGCAGTTTCGGTACGACGAGCGCCAGGGAGACACAGAGACACGGAGACACGGAGACGCCGGGCACGCTGACGGCGACTCGCTCGTCTCCGTGTCTCCCGCTTTCCCGCTCTCCGTGTCTGAAGGCTGGGTGCTCCCCGACTTCTCGCTCAGCATCCGGGCGGGCGAGACGCTGGCGCTGGTGGGCCACACCGGCAGCGGCAAATCGAGCGTCAGCAAGCTGATCGCGCGCTTCTACGAGTTTCAGGATGGGCGGCTGCTGATCGACGGGCACGACATCCGCGCGCTCGACCTGGCGGCCTACCGCTCGCGGCTGGGGATTGTGACCCAGGCAACGTTCCTGTTCGACGGGTCGGTGCTCGAGAATATTCGCTACGGCCGCCCCGATGCCAGCGACGAGCAGGTGCTGGCGGTGGCGCATGCGATCGGCGGCGGCGACTGGATCGCCAGCCTGCCGAATGGGCTGGACAGCCAGGTAGGCGAGCGCGGTGCGAGTCTATCGATGGGCCAGCGCCAGATCGTCGCACTGGCGCGTGTGCTGCTCCAAGACCCGGCGATCGTCATCCTCGACGAGGCCACCGCCAGCATCGACCCGCTAACCGAGACGCTGATCCAGGAGGGGCTCGACCTGGTGCTGCGCGACCGCACCGCGATCGTGATCGCCCACCGGCTCTCGACTGTGCGCCACGCCGACCGAATCATTGTGCTGCGTAAGGGTGCGATCATCGAGCAGGGCGACCACACGGCGCTGCTCAAGGCCGGCGGGCACTACGCCGAGCTGTACAACACCTACTTCCGCCACCAGAGCCTCGAGTATATCGAGCGTGCGCCACTGGCAGCGTAG
- a CDS encoding response regulator transcription factor gives MIRVLLVDDQPLARAGLKLILSPADGFTIVGECADGAEVLDALVLRPDVIVMDVRMKGVDGVEATRRLRTLASTPPVLILTTFGDDEVLSAALRAGAAGFVLKDALAEDLIRATRTVAQGGAWLDPAVTTRVLHAYRSGTTSPPNAAGALAALTPRELEVLRLIGRGASNQEIADALIIGEATVKSHVGNILGKLDLRDRAAAIVFAFDHGLVQPAGS, from the coding sequence ATGATTCGGGTTCTGCTAGTCGACGACCAACCGCTGGCACGCGCCGGGCTAAAGCTGATCCTCAGCCCGGCCGACGGATTCACGATCGTGGGTGAATGCGCCGATGGCGCCGAGGTGCTGGACGCACTGGTGCTGCGGCCGGACGTAATCGTGATGGATGTGCGCATGAAGGGCGTGGATGGCGTGGAGGCCACCCGGCGCCTACGTACACTGGCCAGCACACCACCCGTGCTGATCCTGACGACCTTCGGCGACGACGAGGTACTGTCGGCAGCGCTACGTGCCGGGGCGGCCGGGTTCGTGCTGAAAGACGCACTGGCCGAAGACCTCATCCGCGCGACCCGTACGGTAGCCCAGGGCGGCGCATGGCTCGACCCAGCGGTAACCACGCGCGTCCTACACGCCTACCGCAGCGGCACGACCAGCCCGCCGAACGCGGCGGGCGCGCTGGCCGCTCTGACCCCGCGCGAGCTCGAGGTGCTGCGGCTGATCGGCCGCGGCGCGAGCAACCAGGAGATCGCCGATGCGCTGATCATTGGCGAGGCAACCGTCAAGAGCCATGTGGGCAATATCCTCGGCAAGCTCGATCTGCGCGACCGTGCGGCGGCGATTGTCTTTGCGTTCGACCACGGCCTGGTGCAGCCGGCCGGAAGCTGA
- a CDS encoding SDR family oxidoreductase, giving the protein MRIVIFGATGPTGRALLAQALEQGHVVTAVARNPAALGIQHAHLTVLAGDVLDQASVVRAVANQDTVFWAVGSSNVPPQRNTPSQVCTVGTQHILTAMQQQGVLRIISLSSWGVGDSMARVPLHFRYLILPLVLGSDLADKARQEALLRQSDRDWTIVRPARLTNRPALGRYHAAEQLAFRWNGHLARVDLAAFMLRELAERRFVGKVAEISA; this is encoded by the coding sequence ATGCGCATTGTTATCTTTGGGGCTACTGGCCCAACCGGGCGCGCGCTGCTGGCGCAGGCGCTCGAACAGGGGCACGTCGTCACCGCTGTGGCGCGCAATCCTGCGGCGCTTGGCATCCAGCACGCGCATCTCACGGTGCTGGCCGGCGATGTGCTCGACCAAGCGAGCGTTGTGCGCGCGGTGGCCAACCAGGACACGGTATTCTGGGCCGTTGGCAGCTCGAACGTGCCGCCCCAGCGCAACACGCCCTCGCAGGTCTGCACAGTCGGGACGCAGCACATCCTGACGGCGATGCAGCAGCAGGGTGTGCTGCGGATCATCAGTCTCTCGTCCTGGGGTGTTGGCGACAGCATGGCCCGTGTCCCACTTCACTTCCGCTATCTCATTTTGCCGCTTGTGCTAGGCTCGGATCTGGCTGACAAGGCCAGGCAGGAAGCGCTGTTGCGCCAGAGCGATCGAGACTGGACGATTGTGCGCCCAGCGCGCCTAACCAATCGGCCGGCACTTGGGCGCTACCATGCCGCTGAGCAGCTCGCCTTTCGCTGGAATGGTCACCTGGCGCGGGTCGATCTGGCCGCGTTCATGCTGCGCGAGCTGGCCGAGCGGCGGTTTGTAGGCAAGGTTGCTGAGATCAGCGCATAG
- the cas6 gene encoding CRISPR system precrRNA processing endoribonuclease RAMP protein Cas6: MVEAFRIARYRFDLEAVDQLHMPAYQGSTLRGGFGHAFKQIVCFQPDWRTCTPCARAQQCPYGYIFEARAPADQPGLHHLREIPPPFVIEASSDAPRVYQPGERLGFDVILIGKAIGYLPYFMLAFQELGKAGIGRPAGRYVLQRISAVHPWRDERALVYDGVDMCAGAGLAASWADVSGWAATLPADQLTLHFLTPTRIKYQQSYVAQPAFHMLVRALLRRLSALALFYCGEAWAGDPRALIAAAECIDATNLSVRWVDWDRFSGRQRQRIELGGFVGEATFRGDLAPFRAALALGALVHVGKATVFGHGHYVIGPPATLP, encoded by the coding sequence ATGGTTGAGGCTTTTCGTATTGCACGCTACCGCTTCGACCTTGAGGCCGTCGACCAGCTGCACATGCCGGCCTACCAGGGCAGCACCCTGCGCGGCGGCTTCGGCCACGCATTCAAGCAGATCGTCTGCTTTCAGCCCGACTGGCGCACGTGTACGCCCTGCGCGCGCGCGCAGCAGTGCCCCTACGGCTATATCTTCGAGGCCCGCGCACCGGCCGATCAGCCGGGATTGCACCACCTGCGCGAGATCCCGCCGCCGTTTGTGATCGAGGCCAGCTCGGATGCGCCACGGGTCTACCAGCCCGGCGAGCGCCTGGGCTTCGATGTGATCCTGATCGGCAAGGCGATTGGCTACCTGCCCTACTTCATGCTCGCATTCCAGGAGCTCGGCAAGGCCGGGATCGGCCGGCCAGCCGGGCGCTACGTACTCCAGCGCATCAGCGCTGTTCATCCCTGGCGCGACGAGCGCGCGCTGGTGTACGACGGCGTCGACATGTGCGCCGGCGCCGGGCTGGCCGCTAGCTGGGCCGATGTATCGGGCTGGGCAGCCACGCTACCGGCCGATCAGCTTACGCTGCACTTCCTGACGCCAACGCGGATCAAGTATCAGCAGAGCTACGTCGCACAGCCGGCGTTCCACATGCTGGTGCGCGCGCTGCTGCGGCGGCTCTCGGCGCTGGCGCTATTTTATTGCGGCGAGGCCTGGGCCGGCGACCCGCGCGCGCTGATCGCTGCGGCTGAGTGCATCGATGCTACCAACCTGAGCGTGCGCTGGGTCGATTGGGATCGCTTTTCGGGCCGGCAGCGCCAGCGCATCGAGCTGGGCGGTTTTGTCGGCGAGGCCACCTTTCGCGGCGATCTCGCACCCTTCCGCGCGGCGCTGGCGCTTGGCGCGCTGGTGCATGTGGGCAAGGCCACCGTGTTCGGCCACGGGCACTACGTGATTGGGCCGCCCGCCACGCTACCTTGA
- a CDS encoding acyltransferase family protein: MLDQIRGAAAQSLPAAPARDTVAAPAARLAAIDTLRVLLTALVIAHHAGQAYGPTGGRWPVFNAERAAVLGPFFAVNAAFFMGLFFLLAGFFTPGAYDRKGALGFLRDRLLRLGLPFAVITLGMFGLLAYLGSDRTLSFPAFLRDVYIGQGQYEVGHLWFVLHLLVYAGAYWLWRLATAQRVPVAGWQPGLPGQRAIVGYMLILAGATALVRIWYPIDRWERVLGLIPAEIAHVPQYASLFVIGVIAARGGWLERMPARVGLGWLLIGAYAGAARYAYSLTGGWPLPGLLAGGGAGWPTMIWSLWEALICVGLCIGLPVFLREYASRPGALLRALAPNAYGAYLIHIVPVVVLQQALAGSTLPPLAKFAGVVVAAVPASFLIAAAIRAIPGLRRAV; this comes from the coding sequence ATGCTCGATCAAATTCGTGGCGCGGCAGCACAGAGCCTGCCGGCAGCCCCAGCACGCGACACAGTAGCAGCACCGGCCGCGCGGTTGGCCGCGATCGACACACTGCGGGTGCTGCTGACAGCCCTGGTAATCGCGCATCATGCCGGGCAGGCCTACGGCCCAACCGGCGGGCGCTGGCCGGTGTTCAACGCCGAGCGGGCTGCGGTCCTTGGCCCATTCTTCGCGGTCAACGCAGCCTTCTTCATGGGCCTATTCTTTCTACTGGCCGGCTTCTTCACCCCCGGCGCATACGATCGCAAGGGCGCGCTTGGCTTTCTGCGCGACCGGCTACTGCGGCTGGGGCTGCCGTTTGCCGTGATTACGCTGGGCATGTTCGGGCTGCTCGCGTACCTGGGCAGCGACCGCACGCTCTCGTTCCCGGCATTCTTGCGCGATGTGTACATCGGCCAGGGCCAGTACGAGGTTGGCCACCTGTGGTTCGTGCTGCACTTGCTGGTCTATGCTGGTGCCTACTGGCTCTGGCGGCTTGCGACCGCCCAGCGCGTACCGGTAGCCGGATGGCAGCCAGGGCTACCTGGCCAGCGCGCGATCGTGGGCTACATGCTGATCCTGGCCGGCGCAACCGCGCTGGTGCGGATCTGGTACCCGATCGACCGCTGGGAGCGCGTGCTTGGCTTGATCCCGGCCGAGATCGCGCATGTGCCGCAGTACGCCAGCCTGTTCGTGATCGGCGTGATCGCCGCGCGGGGCGGCTGGCTCGAGCGCATGCCAGCGCGGGTTGGGCTGGGCTGGCTGTTGATCGGCGCGTATGCCGGCGCCGCACGCTACGCCTATAGCCTCACCGGCGGGTGGCCGCTGCCGGGCCTGCTTGCCGGCGGCGGCGCCGGCTGGCCTACCATGATCTGGAGCCTGTGGGAGGCGTTGATCTGCGTGGGGCTATGCATAGGCCTGCCGGTGTTTCTGCGCGAGTATGCCAGCCGGCCGGGCGCACTGCTGCGCGCGCTCGCGCCAAACGCCTATGGCGCATACCTGATCCACATCGTGCCGGTGGTCGTACTCCAGCAGGCGCTGGCCGGCAGCACACTGCCGCCACTGGCCAAATTCGCGGGGGTGGTGGTGGCGGCGGTTCCAGCCAGCTTCCTGATCGCGGCAGCCATCCGCGCCATTCCAGGCCTACGGCGAGCCGTGTGA
- a CDS encoding PQQ-binding-like beta-propeller repeat protein, whose protein sequence is MSNYNAPTVFNCPRCGAAVAMHDRQGSCSYCGTLIERPARLGGVLGAASSRAQPGATAGYPKAALHRPRGGVPLLLVLLLAAGAAFGGFIAGRAQQATPAAIVVLPTRGPLAATAITPIELVPNGGSISELVAVLPRDGRGGDLLAYAYHSTSSHYTLELIDGGSHAVRWNSPLLSNDAYQGTVVIGDDQVILTDKDQLIALHRRDGTLAWQSALAVEPIAGCDRCMRLVGGYVAVLEKDSTIQVFSAQSGQPAWSVRLADRPSGITVAGERIVTIVETDNGQRSQINFLDPATGKPTQQLAPACPRKGQRSEYPDGNSSMLFSPDGATMYLAFGFFERCIQAWDLAGGTLRWQATPGDQPVPADLSYGSLVKTDTAIYMGQGGQLWELGLVDGAIRMLAENQEYNLTPIMLSDGTLIVQASPTWDSQRQELWGVDLKTGTRSWQQKLKAHELHRGSSSGDWAAQLTPRGLMVVQVLRDEAQLLIDTIDPHTGASLIHTQHALQGAHMPGLRASQWADDTGWLMIDGDVFAIDLANGQIEYRLS, encoded by the coding sequence ATGTCGAACTATAACGCTCCAACCGTGTTCAACTGCCCGCGCTGCGGTGCCGCAGTCGCTATGCACGATCGCCAGGGCAGCTGCTCGTACTGCGGCACGCTGATCGAGCGCCCGGCCAGGCTTGGCGGCGTGCTCGGCGCTGCGAGCAGCCGGGCACAGCCCGGCGCAACGGCTGGCTACCCGAAGGCTGCCCTGCACCGGCCGCGCGGCGGCGTGCCCCTGCTGCTGGTGCTGCTGCTGGCCGCCGGCGCGGCCTTCGGCGGCTTTATCGCAGGCCGCGCCCAGCAGGCCACCCCCGCCGCGATCGTGGTGCTGCCCACCCGTGGCCCGCTGGCTGCCACCGCGATCACGCCGATCGAGCTGGTCCCAAACGGCGGCTCGATCTCCGAGCTGGTCGCAGTGCTGCCGCGCGACGGTAGGGGCGGCGACTTGCTGGCGTACGCCTACCACAGCACGAGCAGCCACTACACGCTCGAGCTGATCGACGGCGGCAGCCACGCGGTGCGCTGGAACAGCCCGCTGCTCAGTAACGACGCCTACCAGGGCACGGTTGTGATCGGCGACGACCAGGTCATCCTCACCGATAAGGATCAGCTGATCGCGCTGCATCGCCGCGACGGCACGCTGGCCTGGCAGTCCGCGCTGGCGGTCGAGCCGATCGCCGGCTGCGATCGGTGTATGCGGCTGGTGGGCGGCTACGTGGCTGTGCTCGAGAAGGATAGCACCATCCAGGTGTTCAGCGCCCAGAGCGGCCAGCCGGCCTGGAGCGTGCGCCTGGCCGACCGGCCCAGCGGGATCACGGTTGCCGGCGAACGGATCGTCACGATCGTCGAGACCGACAACGGCCAGCGCAGCCAGATCAACTTCCTCGACCCGGCCACCGGCAAGCCGACGCAGCAGCTCGCGCCGGCATGCCCGCGCAAGGGCCAGCGCTCCGAGTACCCCGACGGCAACTCGTCCATGCTGTTCAGCCCCGACGGCGCCACGATGTATCTTGCCTTTGGTTTCTTCGAGCGCTGCATCCAGGCCTGGGATCTGGCGGGCGGTACGCTGCGCTGGCAGGCCACGCCCGGCGATCAGCCGGTGCCGGCCGACTTGAGCTATGGCTCACTGGTGAAGACTGACACGGCGATCTACATGGGCCAGGGCGGCCAACTCTGGGAACTTGGCCTGGTCGATGGAGCCATACGCATGCTGGCCGAGAACCAGGAGTACAATCTTACTCCGATCATGCTGAGCGATGGCACGCTGATCGTGCAGGCTTCGCCAACCTGGGACTCGCAGCGCCAGGAGCTTTGGGGCGTTGATCTCAAGACCGGCACGCGCAGCTGGCAGCAGAAGCTCAAGGCGCACGAGCTGCACCGCGGTAGTTCGTCGGGCGATTGGGCGGCGCAGCTGACGCCCAGGGGCCTGATGGTGGTTCAAGTGCTGCGCGACGAGGCCCAGCTGCTCATCGACACGATCGACCCGCACACCGGCGCAAGCCTGATACACACGCAGCACGCGCTGCAGGGTGCGCATATGCCCGGCCTGCGCGCCAGCCAGTGGGCCGACGACACTGGCTGGCTGATGATCGACGGCGACGTGTTCGCGATCGACCTGGCTAACGGCCAGATCGAGTACCGGCTTTCATAG